AGGCGGTCAGGTGATCCACCAGTTGCCTGGCGAGCACGGGAAGCCCGCGCAGGCCGGTGACGAGGCGCACGGAATCCTTTCCGAAAATGACGCTGTCCAGTTCGGCTGCCCAGACTCGCAGTGTCATGGTCTCGATGTTGATGACCTGCTTTTCCGTCTTCACGCGGTCGTTGAACGTATTGCCCACGTCCATGCGGGCCGACTGGTAATTGCCCTGCATCTCGACCCAGACGACGCGCGAGGTGAAGTCGAAGCGCTGCCAGAGCACGTGACCGGCTCGTACGCAATACGAACCCAGGGTCAGCATCGCCAATCCGAACGTCAGCAGCGAGAACAGGCGCGGCTCCAGCGTGGCCGGATCGAAACGTACGCCGAAGACGAGGATCCAGGCCGTGGCGAGGGCGGTGAAGCTCAGTCCGGCGACGTCGAGCCAGGCTATCCAGCGGAAGCGCGGAAGACGGAATGCGCTGGCGACGTCGAGCCTGCGCTGCTCCGCGGCCGGGAGAGGCTGGGTTTCTTCCACCAGTTCGGCCTGGAACGTGCCCACGCCGCCGCCCACCAGCGGAAGGATGCGGGCATAACGTCGGTTGGGTATGCGTTCCACCCAGTCGTCCTGCAGCGTACGGTCGAGTTCATCCATCAGTTGCTTGGGATGGCAATTCATCGACAGGCTGGTCTGCTCCCGCGCCATGTTGGTGGCGGGCGGCCCGCTCATCTGGTTCATCAGGGCGAGGAAGTACATGCCGACGCTCGCGAGCGCCGCCAGGAGCAGGAAAAGCGTTTGCGTTTCCAGCGAAAGCCATCCGATGTCGGGAAGCGCGTGCGAGACCATCGGCAAGAGCACCGGGCCGAAGATGGCCATGAGCACCAGCACGATGAGACCGCGTAGCCCGACATCGGCCTTCGCCGCCGCACCGGCTTCGAGCGGGCGCAGCAGCAGCGCGACGCTGAAGCCGAAATAGAACAGGCCGATCCATGCCGACGCCTGTCGGTCGGACAAGCCGAGCCATGCAATCAGGAAGGAAACGAGCGTCACCACGATGACGATGCCGGTCTGGAACTGCCGTTGCGCGATGTGCTGGACGGGACGCGGCGCGAAGATCAGTTCGCGGATCCACGCATACAGCAATCCGTTGAGCGGGCCGCCGGGTTCGGGGTAGGTCAGTGCGTTCTGCCGTAGCGTCTCCTTGATCTCGTCCGAGTGCGTGGTCTTGCCCACGGCATCCGGGGCAAGCTCCGGCGCGAGTCCCGCGGGCAAGCCGCGTCCGAAGAAAAAGCGGAGTTGCAGGAACAGGCGTCGACCTTTCCTCAGTCCCGTGACGAGCAGCCCCAGGCCGATCAGCAGCGGCAGCATGCTTTGCATGCCGTGTCCATGCGACATGCTTCCCCGGCTGACGATGAGAAGCGTGAGGCCTCCCAGTGTCAGTAACGCGCTCGTGCCGGCGAGGAACCAGTTTTCCACGTAAAGCGGATTGGGAAAATCCATCCGCTGGCTATCGGCGTTGTATTCGTACGACATGGATCGACGTTCCTTCGAATGGAATATTCCGGGGCGCGCAAACGCGATGCCGCGATGATGCTCGCGTATGAATGCCTTGCACGCTTCCCCTGAGATTTGTAAGCATAGACGTACGTCGTGGCGATGTCATGGCGTGACGGGAGCGCAACGCATCAGGAATGACCAGGGGAATCGGATACGCATTTTCGGAAGCGACCTGCGTGCAGGCGTCGTTCATACGGCGTTCCCGCAGGCTTTCAACAGCGTGTCGCGAATTTGTCGCGCGTCATTATGTCGTCGCGAAAAGACACGTCGCGCGATGGATTCGGCATGCCGGTCGCGCGTCGTCCATCGAAGGAGAATAAAGCCATGAAGTGCATGCAATGCGGGCAGGCGCACGAAGGGGGTACCCGGTTCTGTCGAGCCTGTGGAACGCGCATCGAGGCGGTCGACGAGCCGGTGGCTTGCGCCGGATGCGGATCGGCGCTGGCGCCGGGAGCGCGATTCTGCAAACAGTGCGGAACACCGTCCGTACCGGCGACCGCCGCGAAAGCTTCGCCGGATGCCGGACTCGTCGAGCCCGAATCCACCGCGCGATCCGCTGTCGTGGGAGATCGGCTTGACGACGCGCCGCATACCTTCGAACCGACGGTCGTCGACGAATCCGGCGCCGCCGCTCCCGGACCGATCGAGAGCCGTCCCCGCATGCGCGGGCCGCTTATCGCCGCGGCGGTCATCGGCGCGGTCGTCATCGCCGGTGGCGCCGTCACCTGGATGTTCCTGCGCGGCGACGCCGCGCAGCCGTCCGTTGCCGCTCCCGTCGCGTCTGCGCCCGTCCGTGTCGACACGCCGGCCGCGCCTGCCGCCGCGCCCATGGCCGCGCCCGTCGTCGAGGCACCGAAGCCCCCGGAAGACGCGCGTCAGCCCGAACAGCCTGCGCCGTCGGTGGCGGACGCTCCGCACCAGGAGGCGGCGGAGGTGGCCGAGGTGGACGCCAAGGCCCCCGAGGCCGATCACACGCGTCGCGTCGGGCGTACCCGTGCGCGCCCTGTCGCCGGGGACGACGGAACGCCGGTGAAGGAGGCTCCCATGAGTCCCATGAGGGACGTCGCCTTGAACCTCGTGCGCGAGGGCGAGCGTGCGTATTCCCGGCAGGATTATTCCACCGCCATCGCCAACGCACGGGCCGCGCTGGGCGTGAGCCCAAGGTTCGACCGCGCCAGGAAATTGCTTGATGAGTCCCAGCGGGCGCAACAGCAAGCCATGAACAGCATTTCCATCCAGTAAAGGAAGACGTCGCCTTGAACGCCATTCATCGTTCCATCCGCCTCTGTGGCGCGCTTACCGTCAGCGCCGTGCTCGGTGTCGTCGCGGGATGCGCGCAGGTGCCGCCATCATCCGGCAACGCCCGTCCGGGGCAGCCGGTCGCGCGACAGCCGGCGTCGTCCGGCTGCGACACGGGCACCGCCGCCGTCGTCGGCGCCCTCGCCGGGGCCTTCTTCGGCAAGGGCAAAGGGCACCTTGTCGGTGCCGCCGTCGGTGCCGGCGTGGGCGCGATCGCCTGTACCGCTTACAACTATCACGCCCGGCAGGTTCGCGATCACGCCGCCGTGGAAGCGGACTACCGGCGCGAGCGCGGTTCGCTTCCCGAGATGAACACGGTGTCGTCGTATCGCAGCAGCTTACAGCCGTCGGAGACGGTACGCGCAGGTAGTCCGGTCGCCCTGGAATCCAACATCGTCGTGGTCAACGGCACCCATGACCAGGCACCGAAGCTGGCCGAAACGTTGACCTTGTATTCGCCCGACGGAAAGCCGTTGTCCACGGTGACGAAACAGGCGACCGACATCGGCGGCACGGGCGAATACCAGACCAACTTCAGTTTCAACCTGCCCAAGGGCATCCAGGGCGGGCGCTATACGGTGCGTTCGTCGTTGTCGATGAACGACAAGGTGGTAAAGACCAACGACATGCCCATGCTGGTGGTGGGCTGATGAACACCACGGACGGATCCGTCCACACCCCTCGCATCGGTCTGTTGGTCCGCTGTTACGAAGGCCTTCGCAACGGGCGCGCATTCACGATGCTGGCCATCGGTATCGTCGCGGCGGGAGCGCTCATGGCGCTGGCCGGTTCACTGACGATGCGGGTCGGCCTCCTTGCGGGTGTCCTGCCGATGATCGTTGCCGTGGCGGTGTGCCTGGCGGGCATCAACGGCGCGGGGCTGCTTCTCCTCGACCAGGCGGACGGTGCGCCGTCGCGCAGCTTCGGGGCGGCGCTCTTCGGCGGCCTGCACAGCACATGGACCGCGCTGCTGGCATTCCTGCTGCTAGGCCTCGGACTGTGCGGCGTACTCCTGCTGATGTACCTGCTTTCGCTCCTGGCACGGATTCCCGGCGTCGGTCCGCTGTTCGCGTTTGTCCTCACCGGCCCCGGCGCCATCGTGCTGGCGTTCTGCTACGGGATGCTCGCGCTGGGCATTCCGCTGGTGCTCGTCGCGGTGTGGCGCGGTGCCGGCGTGTTTGCCGCGCTCGGCCGCGCGGTGGACATCGTGGTGAAGCGTCCTCTGGATACCCTTCTGCACTTCGTGCTTCTGGCGCTTCTCATCGCGCCGGTGGCGGCGTTCGTCGGTTGCCTGCTTGGCCTCACCTCCACGCTGAGCGTGACGATGTTCGGTGGTGGCGGCTCGTTGTTCATGCCACGCCAGCGTATCTACGGAGGATTCGGCGGAAGTCCCCTCGACGGTGCGTTCGACCAGTTCCAGTCGGCCGGTGCCGCGGGAGCCTCGGTGGGGATGATCATGCTGGTGGTGGTGGCGCTCTTCGTGCTGGTGGGCTTGCTCGGTTACATCATGATCCACGACTCGCTGGCGACCGGGCTGGAGGGCACCTCGGAAGATCGCCTGCAAGCCGGGATGTCCACGGTCCGGCGCGCGCTGGAGACGCATCGCCCCCAGGCCACGACGAAAGGACCGGCGTCCCCCGTCGATCCGGTTCGCGATTGCGCGGGATGCGGTGCCCGCATGACGGAAGGCGATCGCTTTTGCGGAGAATGCGGACAGGCCGGCTGACGCCGGCGGCACGCGCGGGGCTCAACGCGTTGCGCGTGTCCGCGCCGCATCCATCGCCCGGCACAGCGCCTCGACGCTGGGCAGTATCGACGGTGACGGCGAGGCCAGGGTGGGGGCGTCCACCACGAATACGTTGCCGTGCTTGACCGCGGGAAGGAACGTGCTTCGCTTCCAGCCGTCCAGCGAGTCGCCGTCGTTGCCGCCCGTGACGATGACCTCGGGCGCGCGGGCGAGTACCGCTTCGCGCGTGACCGTGGGCGCGGCCTGGTTCAGGTCGGCGAAGAGGTTGTCGCCGCCGCACAGGTCGAGGGCATCGTCGATGATCTGCGCGTGGCCGACGGTCATCAGCGGGCGGTCCCAGATCTGGTAGAACACCTTCAGTCGCTTCTTGCCCGCATAGGTGGCGCGCAGCGCCGCCAGCGAGGCCTCGAAGGCGGCGGCGTGCTTCGCGGCGACGTCGTCGGTGCCGGCCAGCACGCCGAAACGTCGCGTCGCGGGCGCGATGTCTGCCAGGCGGGTGGTTTCCGCATAAAAGATCGGCATGCCGAGGCGAGACAGTTTCTCCACCTGCGCCGCGGGCGTGCCGCTCTTCCAGACGAGAACGATGTCGGGCTTGAGCGCGACGATGCGCTCGAGGTCGATCGTCGTGGCATCGCTCACCACGGGGATGCGCCTGGCCGCTTCCGGGTGCTCGCTGTATCGCGACGTGCCGACGACGTAGGCCCCCGCGCCGGCCGCGAAGAGCGCGTCGGTGATGTTCGGCGCGAGGCTGACGATGCGGTGTGCCGGCGCCGGTAGCGTCACGGTGCGGCCGGCATCGTCGGTGACGCTGACGGTGGCTCGCGCCGATGCGCTGATCGCGAGCAGGGCGATAAGGAGTGGTCGGATCATGGGTGGGTATCCGTGAGGCGGCCCGCGCGGAAGAACCGCTCGCCGCCGAGTTCGATGCCCTGGATGGGATGGTGGAACGCCGCGCTCAGGTGTTCGCTGGTGATCACTTCGTCGGCAGGGCCGGCCAGGGCATGACCGCGGCCATCGAGGAGGATGGCATGCGTGGCGTGCTGCGCGGCCAGGTTGATGTCGTGCACGGTGTAGATCACGGAACGCCCTTCGTGCGTCGCCGCCCGTATCAACTCATGGAGCGTCTTCATCTGGTGGTGCAGGTCGAGCGACGAGAGCGGTTCGTCGAGCAGCATCACGTCGACCTCTTGGGTGAACAGCGCGGCGATGTTCACGCGCTGGCGTTCGCCGCCGGAGAGCGTGGTGATGTCGCGTTCGGCGAGTTCGTCCAGTTCGAAGGTGGCCAGCGCACGGCGCACCGGCGTGTCGTCTTCATCGCCCCAGGCCCAGAAAGGCAGGCGAGGATGTCGCGCGGAGGCCACCGCGTCCATCACCGTGAGGCTGAAGGCGTCCACGATCGACTGGGGCAGGAAACCGCGTCGGCGGGCCAGTTCCATCGGCGTGTAATCGCCGACCTCGCGGCCATCGAGGCGCACGGTGCCGCCGTCGGGATCGCGAAGGCCGGCCAGCGTGCGCAACAGGGTCGACTTGCCCGCGCCGTTGGGGCCGAGCACGCAGTACACCTGGCCGGGTTCGATGCGCAGGTCGAGCGAAGCCACCAGCGTGCGGCTGCGCACGGTGAGCCTGAGCGATTCGGTCGCGAGTCGACCGTTCATCGCCTGCGCACCAGCAGGAAAAGGAAGGTCGGTACGCCGATCACCGCCATCACCGCACCGACCGGCAACTGGATGGGGTCGGCCACCACGCGTGAGATCGTGTCGGCCACCACCACGAGGATGCCGCCGCCGATGGCGCTGGCCGGCACCAGCACGCGCTGGTCGTTGCCCACCAGTCGGCGCAACGCATGCGGCACCACCAGGCCGACGAAACCCACGGTACCGGCGGTGGTGACGGCGACGGCGGTGGCGATGGAGGCGAAGGCGAAGATGGCCGACTTCACCACGTTGGGTCGCACGCCCAGCGCGCTGGCCGATTCCTCGCCGCGGGCGAGCAGGTTGAGCTGGCGGCCCAGCGGCACGATCGCCAGCAGGCAGGCGAGGAGACAGGCGACCGGCAGGAGCCAGTACGCCACGCCGCTGAGGTCGCCCATCATCCAGAACAGCATGCCGCGCAGGTTACGGTCGGGAGCCAGCACCAGCATCATGCTGACGATGGCGCCGAAGCCGGCGGCGAGCATCACGCCGATGAGGATGAGGTCGGTGGCGTCGTCGCGGTGCGTGGCGCGCTGGCGCGACAGCAGGTCGCGATGGGCCAGCACGAATACCGCCAGGCAGGCGAACAACGCGCCCGTCGCCGCGCCCGCGGCGACCAGCATGGCCCCCGCACCGGCCAGCATGGCGCCGAGCGCCCCGACCGCGGCACCGCCCGAAAGGCCCAGCGTGTAGGGGTCCGCCAGCGGATTACGGACCAGCACCTGCATGAGGCAACCGGACATCGCCAGCAACCCGCCCACGCCGAAGGCCGCCACGGCACGGGGCACGCGCAATTCCCAGACGATGGCGTGCATCGGCGTGTCGCCGCTCGTGGTCAGCGCCGTCCAGGCGTCGGCGAATCGCGTGTCGACGCCGCCCAGGAGGATCGAGGCCAGCAACACCGCCGCGGCGACCACGCCCATGGCGCCCCACAGACGCACGGCCGCACCGAAAGTGGCGAAGCGAGGCGCTTGGCGGGTGATGGGGCGGCGTGGCACGTCGTCGATGGGCCTTGTCCTGGGCCCGTCAGGATAATGGAACCGCGCGATCAGGACAGCGAGCCCGCATCGCGCCGGCGCAGGTCGGTGCCTGCGCCGAGATGCTCGGTGGAAACGAAAGGTACGAAGAAAAGGCGTCAGCGACCCGGCGATAATCGTCCGAGTTTTCCGGATTCATATCGCGCGAGCGTTCGTCGAACCTCGTTCTCGGTCGACATCACCATCGGCCCATGCTTGACGAACGGCTCGCGGATCGGCTTGCCCGCCATCACGACGAAATGCGTGGCGTCGTCCGATTCGAGGACGATCTCCACCGCCGCGCCGGCGGCGACGGTGGTCGCGGTACCCGCCGGCAGCCCGCGTCGTTCAGCATCGCACTGGATCGTCATGCTTCCGGAGACCACGTAGATCCAGGCCTGCCGCTCTTCGGCGAGCATGTAGGCGTAGCGGCCATCCGCAGGCAGCGAGCCGTCGAGCATGGTCATGTCTTCGGGCGTCTCCGCGTTTCCCTTCGTGTCGCCGACGCGCCCCAGGAGCACGCGTACCCGGTGTTGGCCGCTCTCGATCACCGGCACGTCGTTCGTGCGCACGTGAAACGCGCGAGCGGGCAACTGCTTCAGCCGGGCGGGCAGGTTCACGAAAATCTGCAGCGCGTGCGTGCGTGCGCCCTCCTCGGGCTTTTCCTCGTGTGCCGCGCCGCTGGCCGCGGCGAGCCAATACACGTCGCCCGCCTCCAGGGCGAGATTCGCGCCCAGCGTATCGCGGTTGAGGAACGTGCCGACGGAGTCTTCGAACATCACCGTCACCGCCGATATGCCCGCATGGAAGTGCGGATCGAACGTCGGGCCCATCATCACGAAATGATCCACCATCAACAGGGGATCCATGGCACCGTCGAACATGTCCTCGGAAAAGTGGAGTGCGGTGAATCCGCTGCCGATCGACTGCGGAACGCCGGCGATTACCCGCCCGAGCCGGTGATCGCCCGTGGCACCGCCTTCCCACGCCATGGATTCGCTCATTGCCTGGCATCCTTGGATAGCCCTTCGGTTGGCGGGCAATCTACGAAGGGGCGCGGGCATTGATAAGCTCGCGGGACCGGACGGAGCGTCCAGTCCGTTGGACGATCGCCGAGTTGGCCTACATCAGCACGATCTTGGGCAGTTCTTCGGAAAGATGATCGAGGAAGGCCCGCACCGAAGGCAGCAGGCCCTGCCGGCAGGGAAAAACGGCCGAAATGGTGGCATCCCCCGCCACCCAGTCGGGGAGCACGCGCCGAAGCTCGCCGGACTGCACCGCGTGCCGACAGATGTAGCCGGGCAGGGCGACGATGCCCAGGCCCCTGATCGCCGCCCTTTGCAGGCTCACCATGTCGTCGCTCAGCAGGCGGGGCGTCGACGGGATCACCGTTTCGTTTCTCGCATGGCGGATGTGGCGAAGGTGCCAGGCGGGCGAAACGCCCGTACGCATCATGAAAAGGGAACGATGCTTGTGGAGGTCGTCCGGCGATTCGGGCTCGCCGTTCGCCGCGAGATAGGCCGCACCGGCGAAGAGATACCACGGTGCCGGCGCGAGCGTACGCTGGACGAGGTTGGAATCGGGCAACGGGCCCGTGTGCGCGCGGATGGCCAGGTCGTAGTTCTCGCCCACGATGTCCACGGCGCGGTCCGCGGCATTCGCCACCACGTTCACCTTCGGATACTTCACGAGGAAATCGGCGATCGCGTCGGACAGCGCGAACTGCATCGTGGCGAGGCTGGCGCTGCACTTGAGCGTGCCGCTGGGTTCGGCCATGCGCTGGAGGATCGCCGCTTCGGCCAGCTTGGCTTCCTGCAGCATGGCTGCCGCGTGCCGGTAGAAGTCCTTGCCCGCATCGGTCACGCCGAAATGCCGCGAGCTGCGATGGAGCAGGCGCGTGCCCAGGTGATTCTCGAGTTCCTGCATCCGGTAGCTGATGGTGGACTTGGGCATGTTCAGTTCCTTGCCCGCCGCGGTGAAGCCCCCGCGGTCGACCACGTGCACGAACAGGAGCAGGTCGTTCAAATCCATCATGCGGCCAATCCATCGTCCAAGCGACTGGACGCTCGAGACGGATTCTGGAGACTTCCGGCCGGATGATCCAGTGGGTCGTTTTCGTTCGTCACTTCGACGAGCGGCCAGCCCGATGGACGATGCGGCATTCACGAATGGATCGTCCAAGGCCTTTTGACGTGACTCCTTGCCGATCGCCTCGGCGGGGCCATGCGTGGCTCCCGCGCCCTGGCGCGCGCATCCAAACCACGCTGCTGGAGTACCTCATCGTGCCTAATGCAAATCATCGGTCATGGGGGCGTTCGGACCCCGGTGGCATGGGCGGCGCTCGCCGCGGAACTCGAGCAGCGGCGGTCGATGCGGGAGAGCAAGGGGCGAGGCGGCCGCCAGTGAGACGTTGAAGCTAAATAATGATCTATAAGAGGCTTCAGTGACTCGAGTGTGCAGAGGAGACTATGCCCTACCGGGGGGCCGAATCGGCGGACTCCCATCCAGAGGATCACTGTCATGTTGGACTGGCTCGACTACCGTAAAAAGCTGACCAAGCGCATCGGCGAACTGGGCGCCCTCAGCCCCGACACCCTCAAGGGTTACCAGACGCTGTCCGGCGCCGGTGCCAAGGCGGACCTGCTCGGCCCCAAGGTGCGCGAACTCATTGCGCTGGCCGTTTCGGTGACCACCCGTTGCGACGGTTGTATCACGGTGCATTCCGCCGAAGCGTTGAAGCACGGCGCGACCAAGGAAGAAATCGCCGAAGCGTTGGGCGTGGCCGTGGCGTTGAACGCCGGAGCGACCATGGTTTACTCGGCACGCGTCATGGACGCAGTGCAGGCACACGGCGAGAAGTGAGAACCTCATGAAACATGCATTCGACAGGGCGCTCGGCGCCCTCGCAAAAACGGATCGCGTGGGTATCACGCTCATGCGCCTGGCGATCGCCATCGTGTTCATGTGGATCGGCACGCTGAAGTTCGTTCCCTACGAGGCGGACAGCATCACGCCGTTCGTGGCCAACAGTCCCGTGATGTCGTTCTTCTACGAGCATCCGACGGAGTACAAGGCGCACCTCACCCATGAGGGCGAGCTCGATCCGGTGAAGCGCGAGTGGCAGACGGCGAACAATACGTACGGTTTCTCCACCGGGTTGGGCGTGGTCGAGTGGGCCATCGCATTGCTCGTGCTGGCTTACCCGGTGTCGAAGCGGCTTGGTCTGCTCGGTGCGTTCCTTTCGTTCGTGACGACGTTGGTCACGCTATCGTTCCTGGTGACGACACCCGAAGCATGGGTGGGAGCGCTCGGCGACGCCCAGCACGGCTTTCCCTATCTCTCGGGCGCAGGCCGCCTGGTGCTCAAGGACACGATGATGCTGGCGGGCGCATGGATCATCGGCGTGGATGCCGCCAGGGGCGTCCTGGCCGAAAGGAAGGAAAAGGCGGCCATCGCCGTGAACGGCGCGCGCGTGGCGCTGCGCTGAACGGATGCGAAAAGGCCCCGGCTTTGTGAGCCGGGGCCTTCGTTTTGCCGGGGAATCAGTTCAGCGGTCTGACCCAGATGTTGCGGAAGCTGATGGGCTGCGAATGGTCGCCGTGGGCCTGAAGCTTGATCGGCGCCTCGGCATAGGGCTTGTACTTCGGCTTGCCGATGTAGAAGGTTTCACCCGTGAGTTCGGTGTGGTTCTGCACCAGCACGCCATTGTGGAACAGCGTGACGTAGGCCGGCGACTTGACCGTGCCGTCGGCGGCGAATACCGGCGCCGTCCAGACGATGTCGTAGGTCTGCCATTCGCCCGGCGGACGCATCGCGTTGACCAGCGGCGCGGCCTGCTTGTAGACGCTGCCCGCCTGCCCGTTGACGTAGGTGGGGTTCTTCCACGAGTCCATGATCTGGACCTCGTAGCCTTCGTCGCCGGGACCGGTCGACGCGAGAAACACGCCGCTGTTGCCGCGGCCCTGGCCTTCGCCGGTGATGTCCTTGGGCACCTGCCATTCCAGGTGGAGCTGGTAGTTCTTGAACTTCTGCTTCGTCTGGATGTTGCCCGAGGTCTTGTCGACCGTCAGCACGCCGTCGTGCACCTTCCAGTGCGCGGGCGAATGATCCTTCGATGCTTCCCATGCGGCGATGTCGTGGCCATCGAACAGCACGACGGCATCGGAGGGCGGCGCGCCGGCGGTCTTGCCGGGCGACACGACCTTGGGCACCGGCTCCCATTGCTCGGTGGCCTTGGGATCGTCCTGCGCGGACGACGAACCGGCGGCGAGAACGAGGAGGAGCGCAGCGCTCGTGCGCAGGACATTCATACCGTGCATATCTTGAAGGCCTCGGCAAACGATTCGAAGGGGTCGGGTCCCGCGGGCATGAACTCATGCGCGATGTAACCCTGGTAATTCAGGTCGGCGATCGCCTTGGCGATGGCGTGGTAGTTGAGTTCCTGGGTGCCGTCGATCTCGTGCCGCCCCGGTACGCCGCCCGTGTGGAAGTGACCGATCCACTGGATGTTGTCGCGGATGGTGCGGATCACGTCGCCTTCCATGATCTGCATGTGGTAGATGTCGTAGAGCAGCTTGACGTTGGGTGAGCCGATGCCCTTCATCACTTCGGCACCGAACGTCGTGCTGTCGCCCTGGTAGCCGTGGTGGTCGACCTTGCTGTTGAGCAGTTCGACGCAGAGGGTGACGCCGTTCTCGGCGGCGAAAGGAGCGATCTTCGACAGTCCGGCCACGCAGTTGTCGAGGGCCTTGCGATCGTCGATGCCCGCCTTCCGGTTGCCGAACATGGTGATCACGTTCTTCACGCCCGCCTTCTTCGCGAGGGGAATCGTGGCCTCCAGTTCCTTCAGCAGCTGGGCGTGGTTGGCCGGGTCGTTGAAGCCCATCTCGATGAAGTTCTCGCGCTTGGCGGGATAACCCATCGTCACGGCCAGGCCGCTGTCGATCACCGTCGACCATTCGTCGACGTAGAGCAGGTCGACGCCGGCGAATCCCAGGGCCTTGAGGCGTTTGCACAGTTCGGGCAGCGGTGCCTTCGAGGTCCACCGGCTCAACGATTGCTTGAGTCGCCCGGGCCCCGGTTTGGCCGAAGCGGCCTTGCCGGACACGGTCTCGGCGGAGGCGAGCAACGGCGCGGCGCCGAACGCGGCGGCGGCGGTGGCGAGATGCCCGAGCGCCGCGCGGCGGCCGATGTCGGGGGAGTGGTCCGATGTGGTCATTCGAGTCCCAGGATGGT
This window of the Luteibacter aegosomatis genome carries:
- a CDS encoding 3-keto-disaccharide hydrolase, which translates into the protein MHGMNVLRTSAALLLVLAAGSSSAQDDPKATEQWEPVPKVVSPGKTAGAPPSDAVVLFDGHDIAAWEASKDHSPAHWKVHDGVLTVDKTSGNIQTKQKFKNYQLHLEWQVPKDITGEGQGRGNSGVFLASTGPGDEGYEVQIMDSWKNPTYVNGQAGSVYKQAAPLVNAMRPPGEWQTYDIVWTAPVFAADGTVKSPAYVTLFHNGVLVQNHTELTGETFYIGKPKYKPYAEAPIKLQAHGDHSQPISFRNIWVRPLN
- a CDS encoding hydroxypyruvate isomerase family protein, encoding MTTSDHSPDIGRRAALGHLATAAAAFGAAPLLASAETVSGKAASAKPGPGRLKQSLSRWTSKAPLPELCKRLKALGFAGVDLLYVDEWSTVIDSGLAVTMGYPAKRENFIEMGFNDPANHAQLLKELEATIPLAKKAGVKNVITMFGNRKAGIDDRKALDNCVAGLSKIAPFAAENGVTLCVELLNSKVDHHGYQGDSTTFGAEVMKGIGSPNVKLLYDIYHMQIMEGDVIRTIRDNIQWIGHFHTGGVPGRHEIDGTQELNYHAIAKAIADLNYQGYIAHEFMPAGPDPFESFAEAFKICTV